A genomic region of Trifolium pratense cultivar HEN17-A07 linkage group LG3, ARS_RC_1.1, whole genome shotgun sequence contains the following coding sequences:
- the LOC123914053 gene encoding pentatricopeptide repeat-containing protein At1g11290, chloroplastic — protein MSSNLLALHKTPPLHNISKTTTPLYQRIFIPTHVYRHPSAILLELCTSMKELHQILPLIIKSGFYNEHLFQTKLVSLFCKFGSINEASRVFEPVEQKIDVLYHTMLKGYAKNSTLCDSLKFYNRMQNDEVKPVVYDFSYLLHLCGENLDYRKGREIHGMMIANGFQSNLIAMTAVVNLYAKCRKIDDAYKMFDRMLHKDLVSWNTVVSGFAQNGYARKALNLVLDMQEDGQKPDWITLVSVLPAVADIKGLRIGMSIHGYAIRSGFESMVNLSTALLDMYFKCGSVETGRLVFQRMSSKTVVSWNTMIDGLAQNGQSEEAFSTFLKMLEEKVEPTNVTIMGALHACSNLGDLERGRFVHRLLDQMKLGSNVAVINSLISMYSKCKRTDIAASIFENLKGKTDVTWNAMILGYAQNGCVNEALNLFCTMQSQGIKPDSFTFVSVITALADLSVTRQAKWIHGLAMRTNMDKNVFVATALVDMYAKCGAIETAREIFDTMDERHVITWNAMIDGYGTHGLGKAALDLFDDMQNEASIKPNDITFLSVISACSHSGFVEEGLYYFKIMKEDYGLKPSMDHYGAMVDLLGRAGKLDDAWKFIHEMPIKPGITVFGAMLGACKIHKNVKLGEKAADKLFELNPDEGGYYALLANMYSSASMWDKVAEVRTAMEKKGLHKTPGCSLVEWRNEVHTFYSGGTNHPQSKRIYAYLETLGDEIRAAGYVPDNDSIHDVEEDVKEQLVSSHSERLAIAFGLLNTRPGTTIHIRKNLRVCGDCHEATKYISLVTGREIIVRDLQRFHHFKNGRCSCGDYW, from the coding sequence ATGAGCTCTAACCTCTTAGCACTACACAAAACTCCACCACTTCACAATATCTCCAAAACAACAACCCCTTTATACCAAAGAATCTTCATCCCAACTCATGTCTATAGACACCCATCAGCAATTCTCTTAGAACTCTGCACTTCCATGAAAGAGCTTCATCAAATACTTCCCCTAATCATCAAAAGTGGCTTCTATAATGAACACTTATTTCAAACCAAACTTGTTAGCTTGTTCTGCAAATTTGGTAGCATAAATGAAGCATCTCGTGTTTTTGAACCtgttgaacaaaaaattgatGTTCTTTATCATACTATGCTTAAAGGGTATGCAAAAAACTCTACTTTATGTGATTCTTTGAAGTTTTATAATAGGATGCAAAATGATGAGGTTAAGCCTGTTGTTTATGATTTTAGTTATTTGTTGCATTTGTGTGGTGAGAATTTGGATTATAGAAAGGGTAGGGAGATTCATGGAATGATGATTGCTAATGGGTTTCAGTCAAATTTGATTGCCATGACTGCTGTTGTTAATTTGTATGCGAAATGTAGAAAGATTGATGATGCGTATAAGATGTTCGATAGAATGCTGCATAAAGATTTGGTTTCTTGGAATACGGTTGTTTCGGGGTTTGCGCAGAATGGGTATGCTAGAAAGGCTTTGAATTTGGTTTTGGATATGCAGGAGGATGGTCAGAAGCCGGATTGGATTACTTTGGTTAGTGTTTTGCCGGCTGTGGCTGATATTAAGGGTTTGAGAATTGGTATGTCGATTCATGGTTATGCTATTAGATCGGGATTTGAATCTATGGTTAATCTTTCAACCGCACTTCTTGATATGTACTTTAAGTGTGGGTCGGTTGAGACTGGGAGGTTGGTTTTTCAGAGGATGAGCAGCAAGACTGTTGTTTCGTGGAACACCATGATTGATGGTCTTGCGCAGAATGGCCAATCTGAAGAAGCGTTCTCAACTTTTTTGAAGATGTTGGAAGAAAAGGTGGAGCCTACAAATGTTACTATCATGGGTGCTTTGCATGCTTGCTCTAATTTAGGCGATCTTGAACGGGGGAGATTTGTTCACAGATTATTGGATCAGATGAAACTTGGTTCTAATGTTGCAGTTATCAATTCTTTGATATCTATGTATTCGAAGTGTAAGAGAACTGATATTGCAGCTTcgatatttgaaaatttgaaagggAAAACAGATGTCACATGGAATGCCATGATTTTAGGTTATGCACAGAATGGTTGTGTAAATGAAGCTTTGAATCTATTCTGTACGATGCAATCTCAAGGCATTAAACCCGATTCCTTTACGTTTGTGAGTGTGATTACTGCTCTAGCAGATTTATCGGTCACCCGGCAAGCTAAGTGGATTCATGGACTTGCAATGAGAACAAATATGGACAAAAATGTCTTTGTTGCTACTGCTCTCGTTGACATGTACGCAAAATGTGGAGCCATCGAAACTGCAAGAGAGATTTTTGACACAATGGATGAACGGCATGTGATAACATGGAATGCTATGATAGATGGATATGGAACACATGGCCTTGGAAAAGCAGCTCTAGATCTCTTTGATGATATGCAGAACGAAGCTTCTATTAAGCCAAATGATATAACGTTTCTCTCTGTTATTTCAGCATGCAGTCACTCAGGTTTTGTGGAAGAGGGTCTCTACTATTTCAAAATCATGAAGGAAGATTACGGCTTGAAGCCTTCCATGGATCACTATGGTGCCATGGTGGATCTACTTGGTCGTGCCGGCAAGTTAGACGATGCTTGGAAGTTTATTCACGAGATGCCTATCAAACCAGGGATTACTGTTTTTGGTGCAATGCTAGGTGCTtgcaaaattcataaaaatgtcaaattggGCGAGAAAGCCGCTGACAAATTATTTGAGTTAAATCCGGATGAAGGTGGCTATTATGCACTGCTTGCAAACATGTATTCCTCTGCTTCAATGTGGGACAAAGTGGCCGAGGTGAGAACAGCCATGGAGAAAAAGGGTCTCCACAAAACTCCCGGTTGTAGTTTGGTTGAATGGAGAAACGAAGTTCACACGTTCTACTCAGGAGGTACAAATCATCCTCAATCGAAAAGAATCTACGCTTATCTCGAGACTCTCGGAGACGAGATCAGGGCTGCTGGTTATGTTCCTGACAACGATTCAATTCACGACGTGGAAGAAGACGTGAAAGAACAATTGGTTAGTAGCCATAGTGAGAGGCTTGCTATTGCATTTGGACTTTTGAATACAAGACCTGGTACAACAATACATATAAGGAAGAATCTAAGAGTTTGTGGTGATTGCCACGAGGCAACGAAGTACATTTCACTTGTAACTGGTAGGGAAATTATAGTACGCGATTTACAAAGGTTCCATCATTTTAAGAATGGAAGATGTTCTTGCGGGGATTACTGGTAA
- the LOC123914054 gene encoding pentatricopeptide repeat-containing protein At1g11290, chloroplastic-like → MLQPFALNPSTLPNTTTTTHFYKTNTHPSLTLLDHCTSTKHLHQILPLIIKTGLYNDHLFHNKLINLFFKYGTINEALHVFETVEHKKDALYHTMLKGYAKNSTLCDTLCFYLRMQNDEVMPVVYDFAYLLQLCGKKLELEKGREIHGQVIVNGFEYNLFSMIGVMNFYVKCGEIDDAYRVFERMSEKDLVSWTSLVAGYAQNGFHERALDLFFQMQEGDLKPDSVALASVLPAVADLKDLRIGRSIHGYALRLGFESKVSFTNALLDMYFKCGCERTARLIFERMNNKCVVSWNTIIDGYAQVGKSEEACATFMKMLDEGVEPTRVAVMAALHACADLGDLERGRFVHKLVIQKKLDFEVPVMNSLISMYSKCKRVDVAASIFDNLKKKTNVTWNAMILGYAQNGCVNEALSLFYMMQSKDIKSDCFTLVAVITALANLSVTRKAKWVHGLAIRTYMNNNVFVSTALVDTYAKCGAIQTARKLFDMMQERHVITWNTMIDGYGTHGHGKEALDLFNDMQNESVMPNDTTFLSVISACSHSGLVEEGLHFFRSMKEDYGLEPAMDHYSAFVDLLGRAGKLDDAWNFIQEMPIKPGITVLGAMLGACKIHNNVELGEKAADKLFELDPDDGGYHVLLANMYASASMWDKVAKVRIAMEKKGLQKTPGCSLVELRNEVHAFYSGSTNHPQSKRIYAFLEALGDKIRDAGYVPDTDSIHDVEEDVKEQLLSSHSERLAIAFGLLNTSPGTTIHVRKNLRVCGDCHDATKYMSLVTGREIIVRDLRRFHHFKNGICSCGDYW, encoded by the coding sequence ATGTTGCAACCCTTTGCTCTAAACCCTTCAACCTTACCcaacacaacaacaaccacTCATTTCtacaaaacaaacacacaccCTTCACTTACACTCTTAGACCACTGCACTTCCACAAAACACCTTCATCAAATCCTTCCCCTCATCATTAAAACCGGTCTCTACAATGACCATTTGTTTCACAACAAGCTCATAAACTTGTTCTTCAAATATGGCACCATCAATGAAGCACTTCATGTATTTGAGACTGTTGAACACAAAAAAGATGCTCTTTACCATACTATGCTTAAAGGGTATGCAAAAAACTCAACTTTATGTGATACTTTGTGTTTTTATCTTAGGATGCAAAATGATGAGGTTATGCCTGTGGTGTATGATTTTGCTTATTTATTGCAATTGTGTGGGAAAAAATTGGAACTTGAAAAGGGTAGAGAGATTCATGGACAAGTGATAGTTAATGGGTTTGAGTATAATTTGTTTTCGATGATTGgtgttatgaatttttatgtgaaaTGTGGGGAGATCGATGATGCGTATAGAGTGTTTGAGAGAATGTCGGAGAAGGATTTGGTATCTTGGACTAGTTTGGTTGCGGGATATGCGCAGAATGGTTTTCATGAGAGAGCTTTGGATTTGTTTTTTCAGATGCAGGAAGGTGACTTAAAGCCGGATTCTGTTGCATTGGCTAGTGTTTTGCCTGCTGTGGCGGATTTAAAGGATTTGAGAATCGGAAGGTCGATTCATGGTTATGCTCTCAGATTAGGATTTGAGTCTAAGGTTAGTTTTACAAATGCGCTTTTGGATATGTACTTCAAATGCGGGTGTGAAAGGACTGCAAGGTTGATTTTTGAGAGGATGAACAATAAGTGTGTTGTTTCGTGGAATACGATCATTGATGGTTATGCACAAGTTGGAAAATCTGAAGAAGCGTGTGCTACTTTTATGAAGATGTTGGATGAAGGAGTTGAACCTACACGAGTTGCGGTGATGGCTGCTTTGCATGCTTGTGCTGATTTAGGTGATCTTGAGCGAGGAAGATTTGTTCATAAATTAGTGATTCAGAAGAaacttgattttgaagtgccagTTATGAACTCTTTAATATCGATGTATTCGAAGTGTAAGAGGGTTGATGTTGCTGCCTCAATCTTCGataatttgaagaagaaaacaaatgtcacGTGGAATGCCATGATATTAGGTTATGCTCAAAATGGCTGTGTTAACGAGGCTCTAAGTCTGTTCTATATGATGCAATCTAAAGACATTAAATCTGACTGTTTTACTTTAGTGGCCGTAATTACTGCTCTAGCAAATTTATCGGTTACCCGGAAGGCTAAGTGGGTTCATGGACTTGCAATAAGAACTTATATGAACAATAATGTCTTTGTCTCTACTGCTCTCGTTGACACATATGCAAAATGTGGAGCCATTCAAACTGCGAGGAAGCTTTTTGACATGATGCAAGAGAGACATGTGATAACATGGAACACGATGATCGATGGATATGGGACACATGGCCATGGAAAAGAAGCTCTTGATCTCTTTAACGATATGCAGAACGAATCTGTTATGCCAAATGATACCACATTTCTTTCTGTTATCTCAGCTTGTAGTCACTCGGGTCTCGTGGAAGAGGGACTCCATTTCTTCCGAAGCATGAAGGAAGATTATGGCTTGGAGCCTGCAATGGATCACTATAGTGCTTTCGTTGATCTCCTTGGACGTGCCGGCAAGCTGGATGATGCTTGGAATTTTATTCAGGAGATGCCTATCAAACCAGGGATTACTGTTTTAGGGGCAATGTTAGGTGCTTGCAAAATTCATAACAACGTCGAATTGGGTGAAAAAGCTGCAGACAAATTATTTGAGTTAGATCCAGATGACGGTGGGTATCATGTGCTTCTTGCAAACATGTATGCCTCTGCTTCAATGTGGGACAAAGTGGCCAAGGTGAGAATAGCCATGGAGAAAAAGGGGCTCCAGAAAACTCCAGGCTGCAGTTTAGTGGAGCTGAGAAATGAAGTTCATGCATTCTACTCAGGAAGTACGAATCATCCTCAATCTAAAAGAATCTATGCTTTTCTTGAGGCTCTTGGAGATAAGATCAGGGATGCTGGTTATGTGCCGGATACCGATTCAATTCATGACGTGGAAGAAGACGTGAAGGAGCAATTGCTTAGTAGTCATAGTGAGAGGCTTGCCATTGCATTTGGACTTTTGAATACAAGCCCTGGTACAACAATACATGTAAGGAAGAATCTAAGAGTTTGTGGTGATTGCCATGATGCCACCAAGTACATGTCACTTGTGACAGGAAGGGAAATTATAGTGCGAGATTTACGTAGGTTCCATCATTTTAAGAATGGAATATGTTCTTGTGGTGATTATTGGTGA
- the LOC123915385 gene encoding cysteine-rich receptor-like protein kinase 10: protein MFYLWLLAIKLICFFPFAYTEPLDYRYACVDKSSVPPSSTYQTNLNNLLSVLTSDSAISNGFGNRTSGNDLNDMVYGLYFCRGDANATLCNSCIQYSSKLIKKVCPNNASAIFWCPFCLLRYSNKNFFGKLAVRPRIPMFDKTQNFTSVGEFDSDARILMNGLIQMGSQTPLMFGTHMFNINGTQRRYGWVQCNRDITREECRTCLSNMLDDVENCCMQKRVWRVFSPSCVIMYETQPFLLKGIPDDALGSQKAKERGETRSLIQIIIIVVTATIAVALLAFSRYYYRSLERKKDEKEMQILDAMFSQDQSNNEENVNTDLPMMPLSTILKSTNNFSDKCKLGEGGFGTVYKGVLADGREIAVKRLSKTSVQGVEEFKNEVMLIAKLQHRNLVRLLACCIKQNEKLLIYEYLRNSSLDFQLRDTVKGAQLDWKQRLNIINGIAKGLLYLHEDSRLRVIHRDLKASNILLDHEMNPKISDFGLARSFGGDQGEANTVRVVGTYGYMAPEYVIEGLFSIKSDVFSFGVLLLEIISGQRNNKKFYLSERGQSLLTYAWNLWSEGKGLELVDPLIENSYVPSEVLKCIQIGLLCVQDNAADRPTMSSVVHMLGSDNVTLPSPICPSFSVVRTTSTIERGTSSNASTSVTVNELTLSEVMPR, encoded by the exons ATGTTCTATCTATGGTTACTTGCCATAAAATTGATATGCTTTTTCCCCTTTGCTTATACAGAACCACTTGATTATAGATATGCTTGTGTCGACAAATCTTCTGTTCCTCCCTCAAGCACATACCAAACCAACCTCAACAATTTGCTATCGGTATTAACATCAGATTCTGCTATCAGCAATGGTTTTGGTAACAGAACTTCAGGtaatgatctaaatgatatgGTTTATGGACTATACTTCTGTCGTGGGGATGCGAACGCTACCCTTTGCAATTCATGCATTCAATATTCCAGCAAATTGATAAAGAAGGTATGCCCGAATAATGCATCAGCTATTTTTTGGTGTCCCTTTTGTCTTCTGAGGTACTCAAACAAGAATTTCTTCGGCAAATTAGCTGTAAGACCGAGGATTCCTATGTTTGATAAAACACAGAATTTTACTAGTGTCGGTGAATTTGATAGTGATGCAAGGATTTTGATGAATGGTTTGATACAAATGGGATCTCAAACACCTTTAATGTTCGGTACACATATGTTTAACATAAATGGTACTCAAAGAAGGTATGGTTGGGTGCAATGCAACAGAGATATTACTCGAGAGGAATGTAGAACTTGTTTGAGTAATATGCTCGACGATGTTGAAAATTGTTGTATGCAGAAGCGAGTGTGGCGTGTATTTTCGCCGAGTTGTGTTATTATGTATGAAACTCAGCCATTCCTTTTGAAAGGTATACCAGATGACGCGCTAGGATCTCAGAAAG CCAAAGAAAGGGGTGAAACAAGGTCATTGATTCAAATAATAATCATTGTTGTAACCGCAACAATAGCGGTAGCGTTATTGGCTTTCAGCAGATACTATTACAGGAGCTTAGAACGGAAAAAAG aTGAAAAAGAGATGCAAATCCTTGATGCAATGTTTTCTCAAGATCAGAGTAACAATGAGGAGAATGTGAATACTGACCTACCTATGATGCCTCTAAGTACTATTCTAAAAAGTACTAATAATTTTTCTGATAAATGTAAATTGGGGGAAGGTGGATTTGGAACTGTCTACAAG GGTGTTTTAGCAGATGGAAGGGAAATTGCTGTTAAAAGACTTTCGAAAACTTCGGTACAGGGCGTGGAGGAATTCAAGAATGAAGTAATGCTGATTGCCAAATTGCAGCATCGAAACCTTGTGAGACTATTGGCTTGCTGCATTAAGCAAAATGAAAAGCTTCTTATCTATGAATACTTGCGTAATTCAAGCCTTGATTTCCAGTTACGCG ATACTGTAAAGGGTGCACAGTTGGACTGGAAACAACGACTAAACATTATTAATGGAATTGCTAAAGGGCTTCTGTATCTTCATGAGGACTCTAGACTCAGGGTTATTCATAGAGACTTGAAAGCTAGCAATATACTGTTAGATCATGAAATGAATCCAAAAATCTCAGACTTTGGACTTGCAAGATCATTTGGAGGAGACCAGGGGGAAGCAAATACAGTTAGAGTTGTCGGAACTTA TGGATACATGGCTCCAGAATATGTTATCGAAGGCTTGTTTTCCATAAAGTCAGATGTTTTCAGCTTTGGTGTTCTTTTGTTGGAGATCATCAGTGGACaaaggaacaacaaaaaattcTACCTTTCAGAGCGTGGCCAAAGCCTTCTCACATAT GCATGGAACTTATGGAGTGAAGGAAAAGGTTTAGAATTGGTGGATCCGTTGATAGAAAACTCTTATGTGCCTAGTGAAGTTTTGAAGTGTATACAGATTGGCCTATTGTGTGTACAAGATAATGCAGCTGATAGACCTACAATGTCAAGTGTTGTTCACATGCTCGGAAGCGACAACGTGACTCTTCCCAGTCCTATATGTCCATCTTTTTCTGTTGTAAGGACTACAAGCACAATTGAAAGAGGGACTTCATCAAATGCTTCTACCTCTGTCACTGTCAATGAATTAACCCTATCCGAAGTGATGCCTAGATGA
- the LOC123914058 gene encoding uncharacterized protein LOC123914058: MASSSELNRRKTIHADLYLPLECWECVISFLIDHNPSLESLSLVSKQFLFITNRLRLSFTICHQTFPFLPILFRRFTNLTSLNLSRFCGDLNRLLHKICRFPLKLTSLNLSNQDMIPANGLRAFSKNITTLTSLTCSNMSFICSSDISLISDCFPLLEVLDLSDPDHCEFDASEPLLFTLFKLRKVNLSFHHYIDDKLIFRLFKNCKLLEEAIMLDSYGVTFDGIASALRQRPALRSLSFSNTWGQANEVYGESYITSQFIASLVSLKYLTCLDLLSSNISDELLFSIANEGLPLMRLVLQNCAGYSYSGIFYFLSKCQHCQHLDLQNAAFLTDKHVVELSLFLGDLVSINLSHCSLLTISAFFALIKSYPSLSDIKMEHTSIGKRSLESSKSLMDFTSRPQVKYLRLAHNPWLTDENIIMFASISPNLLLFDLSGCCGIEEGVAQVLRMCCNIRHLNLSRCSRVKLLEINFKVPKLEVLNLSYTNVDDETLYVISKSFRGLLQLLLEYCNNVTEMGVKHVVENCRQLRLIK; encoded by the coding sequence ATGGCTTCATCCAGTGAATTGAACAGAAGAAAAACAATACATGCTGATTTATATTTACCTCTTGAATGTTGGGAATGTGTCATCAGTTTCCTCATTGACCACAATCCCAGTTTGGAATCACTCTCCCTTGTGTCCAAACAGTTTCTCTTCATCACCAACCGTCTCCGATTATCTTTCACAATATGTCATCAAACCTTCCCTTTTCTTCCTATACTATTTCGTAGATTCACCAACCTCACCTCCCTCAACCTCTCGCGCTTCTGTGGTGACCTCAACAGGCTTCTCCACAAAATCTGTCGTTTCCCATTGAAACTTACATCACTCAATCTATCAAACCAAGACATGATTCCGGCGAATGGGTTGCGAGCtttttccaaaaatattacAACTTTGACCTCTCTCACTTGTTCCAATATGAGTTTTATCTGTAGCAGTGACATTTCCCTAATTTCCGATTGTTTCCCTTTACTTGAAGTCCTCGACCTCAGTGACCCAGACCACTGCGAATTCGACGCGTCAGAACCTCTTTTATTCACTCTTTTTAAACTTCGCAAGGTTAATCTCTCTTTTCATCATTACATTGACGACAAATTGATTTTCCGCTTGTTcaaaaattgtaagttactcgAAGAGGCTATCATGTTGGACAGTTATGGTGTAACCTTTGACGGTATTGCTTCTGCTCTCCGCCAGAGACCAGCATTGAGGTCTTTATCCTTTTCCAATACTTGGGGACAAGCGAACGAGGTATACGGTGAATCTTACATTACTTCACAATTCATTGCTTCCTTGGTGAGTTTGAAGTATTTGACTTGTCTTGATTTGTTATCTTCAAATATTTCCGATGAATTGCTATTCTCTATTGCAAACGAAGGTTTACCTTTGATGAGACTTGTTCTCCAAAATTGCGCCGGCTATAGTTATTCtggaatattttattttttatccaaGTGTCAACATTGCCAACATTTGGATCTTCAAAATGCTGCTTTTCTGACTGATAAACATGTTGTGGAGCTGTCTTTATTTCTGGGTGATTTGGTATCTATAAACTTGTCTCATTGTTCGTTGCTCACAATATCTGCCTTCTTTGCACTCATTAAGAGTTATCCTTCACTCAGTGATATCAAAATGGAACACACAAGTATTGGGAAAAGAAGTCTAGAGAGTTCTAAATCTTTGATGGATTTTACTTCACGCCCTCAGGTGAAGTATCTCCGTTTGGCTCACAATCCGTGGTTAACAGATGAAAACATCATAATGTTTGCTTCCATTTCCCCCAATTTACTGCTGTTTGATTTGAGCGGTTGCTGTGGCATAGAAGAAGGTGTTGCTCAAGTGTTAAGGATGTGTTGTAACATTAGACATTTGAACTTATCCCGCTGTTCAAGAGTGAAACTACTTGAAATAAACTTTAAAGTTCCCAAATTGGAGGTGCTGAACCTATCATATACAAATGTTGATGATGAAACACTTTATGTGATCTCAAAGAGTTTCCGTGGACTTTTGCAACTATTACTGGAATATTGTAATAATGTCACAGAAATGGGAGTGAAGCATGTGGTAGAAAACTGCAGGCAACTCAGATTGATAAAGTAA
- the LOC123914059 gene encoding F-box/LRR-repeat protein 2-like codes for MASLSSLPNRRKRKTSIAVAADLYLPVECWEYIITFLKDDNRCLKSLSLISKQFHTITNNLRFSLTICDQTLPFLHLLYRRFINLTSLNFSHLTNSSVTNLNRLLRQLSCFPLKLTSLNLSNKLRIPANGLRHFSKKITTLTSLTCSNMGFISITDIFLISECFPLLEVLDLSDPHHREEYEETETEHLSFTFFKLRKVNLSGHYHIYDKVLFSLFKNCWLLEQVIMLSCYDTTFDGVASALRETPTLTSLSFSNTFGQANEEREESYITSQFIASLVSLKYLTCLDLLSSNISDELLSSIAIEGLPLTRLCLQNCKGYSYSGIFDLLSKCRYIQHLDLQRALFLTDKHVVELSLFLGDLVSINLTHCLMLTVSAFFALIKSCPSLSDIKMENTSIGKKSLEGSKSWLNFTVHPQLKYLCLAWNPWLTDENIKLFASIFPNLQLLDLSGCYDRFEEGIVQVLRLCCNIRNLNLSYTNVDDETLYVISKSCRGFLQLSLKGCTDVTKKGMEHVVENCRQLKLIK; via the coding sequence atggCGTCGTTGTCCAGTCTACcaaatagaagaaaaagaaaaacatcaatTGCTGTTGCTGCTGATTTATATTTACCTGTCGAGTGTTGGGAATATATCATCACTTTCCTCAAAGATGATAACCGATGTTTGAAATCTCTCTCCCTCATCTCCAAACAGTTCCATACTATCACCAACAATCTCCGATTCTCTCTCACAATCTGTGATCAAACCCTcccttttcttcatcttctctacCGCAGATTCATCAACCTCACTTCCCTCAACTTCTCACACTTAACCAATAGTAGCGTCACTAACCTCAACAGGCTTCTCCGTCAACTCTCTTGTTTCCCATTGAAACTCACATCACTCAATCTATCAAATAAACTCAGAATTCCCGCAAATGGGTTGCGACATTTTTCTAAAAAGATTACAACTTTGACCTCTCTCACTTGTTCCAATATGGGTTTTATCTCTATCACTGACATTTTCCTGATATCCGAATGTTTCCCTTTACTTGAAGTCCTTGACCTCAGTGACCCACACCACCGCGAAGAATACGAGGAGACGGAGACAGAGCATCTTTCATTCACATTTTTCAAACTCCGCAAGGTTAATCTCTCTGGTCATTATCACATTTACGACAAAGTGCTTTTCAGCTTGTTCAAAAATTGTTGGCTTCTTGAACAAGTCATCATGTTGAGCTGTTACGATACAACATTTGATGGCGTTGCTTCTGCTCTCCGTGAGACACCAACATTGACATCTTTATCATTTTCCAATACTTTCGGACAGGCGAACGAGGAAAGGGAAGAATCTTACATTACTTCACAATTCATTGCATCCTTAGTGAGTTTGAAGTATTTGACTTGTCTTGATTTGTTATCTTCGAATATTTCCGATGAATTGCTCTCCTCTATTGCAATCGAAGGTCTTCCTTTGACGAGGCTTTGCCTCCAAAATTGCAAAGGATATAGTTATTCTGGAATCTTTGATTTGTTATCCAAGTGTCGATATATTCAACATTTGGATCTTCAAAGGGCTCTTTTTCTGACTGATAAACATGTTGTGGAGCTGTCTTTGTTTCTGGGTGATTTGGTATCTATAAACTTGACTCATTGTTTGATGCTCACAGTATCTGCATTCTTTGCACTCATTAAGAGTTGTCCTTCACTCAGTGATATCAAAATGGAAAACACAAGTATTGGGAAAAAGAGTCTAGAGGGTTCTAAATCTTGGTTGAATTTTACTGTACACCCTCAATTAAAGTATCTCTGTTTGGCTTGGAATCCATGGTTAACGGATGAAAACATCAAACTGTTTGCTTCCATTTTCCCCAATTTACAGTTGCTCGATTTGTCCGGATGTTATGATAGATTTGAGGAAGGTATTGTCCAAGTTCTAAGGTTGTGTTGTAACATTAGAAATTTGAACTTATCATATACAAATGTTGATGACGAAACACTTTATGTGATCTCAAAGAGTTGTCGTGGGTTTTTGCAACTATCACTGAAAGGTTGTACTGATGTCACAAAGAAGGGAATGGAGCATGTGGTAGAAAACTGCAGGCAACTCAAATTGATCAAGTAA